A stretch of Deltaproteobacteria bacterium DNA encodes these proteins:
- the rplS gene encoding 50S ribosomal protein L19: MDVVEYLEKEQMRQDIPRFRAGDTVKVYLRIIEGQKQRIQTYEGVVIRRRQGTSRATFTVRKVSYGVGVEKTFPLHSPTIERIELVTRGRVRRSRLYYLRKLRGKKARIEELRKS, encoded by the coding sequence ATGGATGTCGTGGAGTATCTGGAGAAGGAACAGATGCGGCAAGATATTCCCCGGTTTCGGGCAGGGGATACGGTCAAGGTTTATCTGCGCATCATTGAAGGGCAGAAGCAACGGATTCAGACCTATGAGGGGGTCGTTATCCGCAGGCGTCAGGGAACCAGCCGGGCGACCTTTACGGTCCGCAAGGTTTCCTACGGGGTTGGCGTGGAGAAGACTTTTCCGTTGCACTCTCCGACGATCGAACGCATTGAACTGGTGACGCGCGGACGCGTGAGGCGTTCCCGCCTATATTACCTGCGCAAATTGCGGGGTAAGAAAGCCAGAATCGAGGAGCTGAGAAAGTCCTGA
- a CDS encoding RNA methyltransferase codes for MKAGKVYIALLHGPVYDKKGRVSVTSIVNTDIHDIARCARTFGVARFYIATPIEGQRKLADAILRHWQSGFGSVHNPSRKEAFSLVELQESLDGVLNDIHCRTGRHARIIVTGAHLTGPCISVATLRGMVRLEKGPFLFLFGTGWGLAREVLERADFQLEPIRGHGTYNHLPVRAAVAIFLDRLWGR; via the coding sequence GTGAAAGCGGGCAAGGTTTACATCGCGCTTTTACACGGACCTGTTTACGATAAAAAAGGTCGGGTGTCCGTGACATCCATTGTCAATACGGACATTCATGATATTGCCCGGTGTGCCAGAACGTTTGGAGTGGCAAGGTTCTACATTGCTACACCCATTGAGGGACAGAGGAAACTGGCGGACGCGATTCTTCGCCACTGGCAGTCCGGATTTGGCAGTGTGCATAACCCCTCCCGGAAAGAGGCTTTTTCTCTGGTGGAGTTGCAAGAATCCCTGGACGGGGTTCTGAATGATATCCATTGTCGAACGGGACGCCATGCCAGGATCATTGTCACCGGTGCGCATTTGACCGGTCCGTGTATTTCTGTCGCAACCCTGCGCGGAATGGTGCGGTTGGAAAAGGGGCCTTTTCTGTTCCTTTTCGGTACCGGATGGGGGCTTGCCCGGGAAGTATTGGAGAGGGCGGACTTCCAGCTGGAGCCGATACGGGGTCACGGGACGTACAACCATCTGCCCGTTCGTGCGGCGGTAGCGATTTTTCTGGACCGCCTGTGGGGCAGATGA
- the trmD gene encoding tRNA (guanosine(37)-N1)-methyltransferase TrmD — translation MIRFDILSVFPEMFESPFHVSLLKRAQERGLIEIALHNIRDYASDKHRMTDDVPYGGGCGMVMKVDPIASALHAVKREDALVVLLTPQGECFNQTIASELASFSRIVLICGRYEGVDERVRQYLTDREISIGDYIMTGGELSAMVIVDAVSRLVPGVLGNSESVVSESFAAGLLEYPQYTRPAEYKGWKVPDVLLSGNHREIDLWRKKESLRRTLIRRPDLLRNAGLSEEEKEILRSLTHEY, via the coding sequence ATGATCCGTTTCGACATCCTTTCCGTTTTTCCGGAAATGTTCGAGTCGCCCTTTCATGTGAGCCTTCTGAAAAGGGCTCAGGAAAGAGGGCTGATTGAAATAGCCCTGCACAACATTCGGGACTATGCTTCCGACAAGCATCGTATGACCGATGACGTGCCCTATGGGGGGGGGTGCGGTATGGTCATGAAGGTTGACCCCATTGCGAGTGCCTTGCATGCGGTTAAAAGGGAAGATGCCCTGGTTGTCCTGCTGACGCCGCAGGGGGAGTGTTTCAACCAGACGATTGCCTCGGAACTCGCCTCCTTTTCCAGGATTGTCCTGATTTGCGGTCGTTATGAAGGCGTTGACGAGCGGGTACGTCAGTATCTCACGGATCGGGAGATATCGATTGGCGATTACATCATGACGGGGGGCGAACTCTCGGCGATGGTGATCGTCGATGCGGTGAGTCGTTTGGTTCCAGGTGTTTTGGGCAACAGCGAATCCGTGGTATCCGAGTCCTTCGCCGCGGGTTTGCTTGAGTATCCGCAATACACGAGACCCGCCGAATACAAGGGCTGGAAGGTCCCCGATGTTCTTCTTTCCGGGAACCACCGGGAAATCGATTTGTGGAGAAAGAAGGAATCTCTGCGCAGGACCCTGATCCGCCGACCGGATTTGCTCCGGAATGCCGGTCTGTCCGAAGAGGAAAAGGAAATTCTGAGATCGCTGACCCATGAGTACTGA
- the rimM gene encoding 16S rRNA processing protein RimM — protein MDWFEIGTVLKPRGLKGQMRCISHLESNSLGKIPEKICIRTPGGKDDSYRLREITFAGKFFFLSLEGIDSPESVRPLAGNGVLVTVDALVPLEEGEYYWRDVIGMEVVTEAGESLGEVKEIFSTGSHDVYVCRGKAREILLPAIADVVLQIDLPEKRMVVRLLAGL, from the coding sequence ATGGATTGGTTTGAAATCGGTACGGTCCTGAAGCCCCGTGGTCTGAAGGGGCAGATGCGTTGTATCTCTCATCTTGAATCAAACAGTCTGGGAAAAATCCCGGAAAAAATCTGCATCAGAACCCCCGGAGGAAAGGATGATTCCTATCGGCTCCGGGAAATCACCTTTGCAGGGAAGTTTTTTTTTCTTTCCCTTGAGGGGATTGATAGCCCCGAGTCTGTCCGTCCATTAGCCGGGAATGGGGTCCTGGTTACGGTGGATGCCTTGGTTCCGCTGGAAGAAGGGGAGTACTACTGGCGGGATGTGATCGGCATGGAGGTGGTGACGGAGGCGGGAGAGTCGCTGGGGGAGGTGAAAGAGATTTTTTCGACGGGGAGTCATGATGTTTATGTTTGCCGGGGCAAAGCGAGAGAGATTCTTTTACCCGCCATCGCGGATGTTGTGCTTCAAATCGATCTCCCTGAAAAACGCATGGTGGTCCGCCTCCTGGCGGGTCTATAG
- a CDS encoding KH domain-containing protein — MKDLIKYMAQSLVDDPDKVEVSEVVGEQTSVIELRVAKEDLGKVIGKQGRTAKAMRTIMSAASTKLHKRTVLEIIE; from the coding sequence ATGAAGGACTTGATCAAATACATGGCTCAATCTTTGGTGGACGATCCTGATAAAGTCGAAGTTTCCGAAGTGGTTGGCGAACAGACTTCCGTTATCGAACTGCGGGTTGCGAAAGAGGATCTGGGAAAGGTAATCGGCAAACAGGGGAGAACGGCAAAGGCCATGCGAACCATCATGAGCGCCGCGTCGACCAAGCTTCACAAAAGGACCGTTTTAGAGATCATAGAATAG
- the rpsP gene encoding 30S ribosomal protein S16 yields the protein MAVKIRLARMGRKGKPFYRVVVADSESPRDGEFLEIVGHYNPRTEPAEISLKGDRISAWISKGAKPTLTVSQLIKKAVPNVT from the coding sequence ATGGCAGTTAAAATCAGATTGGCCCGTATGGGCAGGAAAGGGAAACCTTTCTACAGAGTGGTCGTTGCGGATTCCGAGTCTCCGCGGGATGGGGAGTTTTTGGAGATCGTCGGGCATTATAACCCCAGAACAGAACCGGCGGAGATTTCCCTGAAAGGAGATCGTATTTCCGCTTGGATCTCCAAGGGGGCGAAACCGACCCTCACGGTGTCACAACTCATCAAAAAAGCGGTCCCGAACGTCACGTAG
- the ffh gene encoding signal recognition particle protein has protein sequence MFENLTEKLESVFKKLKSKGRLDEENIRESLKEIRMALLEADVNFKVVKSFIEDVRVRAVGQEVIDSITPGQQIVKIVHERLVELMGGGSSQIRFGNRFPASVMLVGLQGCGKTTTAVKLARYLKNQGKRVYLVSADVYRPAAAEQLKLLAEKNAIGVFDTEDLRDPVDISVQAVETARRDGFEVVIVDTAGRLHIDAEMMDELKKIKGMIQPSEILFVADAMTGQDAVNVAGKFNEILGIDGVIMTKMDGDARGGAALSLKAVMGKPIKFVGMGEKVDALEVFYPDRMASRILGMGDILTLVEKAQTAVDERYAKDLERKIRKNEFTLEDFRDQLKQISKIGSLSDILGMIPGMKKIKNLRNMQPDEKEIIKIIAIIDSMTLGERSNHLIISGQRRKRIARGSGTTVQDVNRLLKNYADIKKLMKRMSGKDGLKMMKRGLFPF, from the coding sequence ATGTTCGAAAATCTGACGGAAAAGCTGGAGTCCGTTTTCAAGAAGCTCAAAAGCAAGGGGCGCCTGGACGAGGAAAATATAAGAGAGTCCTTGAAGGAAATCCGCATGGCTCTCCTGGAAGCGGATGTCAACTTTAAAGTGGTGAAAAGCTTCATCGAGGATGTGCGGGTTCGGGCTGTCGGCCAGGAAGTCATCGACAGCATCACCCCTGGTCAGCAGATCGTCAAGATCGTCCACGAGCGCCTTGTGGAACTGATGGGCGGTGGAAGCAGTCAAATCCGTTTCGGAAATCGTTTCCCCGCGTCGGTTATGCTGGTCGGCCTTCAGGGGTGCGGAAAAACCACGACGGCGGTGAAGCTGGCCCGGTACCTGAAAAATCAGGGGAAGCGGGTGTATCTTGTTTCCGCCGACGTTTACCGGCCGGCTGCGGCGGAGCAGTTGAAACTGCTTGCAGAAAAAAACGCCATCGGTGTTTTCGATACAGAGGACTTGCGCGATCCCGTCGATATCAGCGTTCAGGCGGTGGAAACGGCCAGGCGGGACGGATTCGAAGTCGTCATTGTCGATACGGCGGGACGCTTGCACATCGACGCGGAAATGATGGATGAACTGAAAAAAATAAAAGGAATGATTCAGCCTTCGGAAATCCTTTTCGTTGCCGATGCCATGACCGGTCAGGACGCGGTGAATGTTGCCGGGAAGTTCAACGAAATACTGGGCATCGATGGGGTCATCATGACCAAGATGGACGGTGATGCCCGAGGCGGAGCGGCTCTTTCACTGAAAGCCGTGATGGGCAAACCCATCAAGTTTGTGGGTATGGGGGAGAAGGTCGATGCCCTGGAGGTATTCTATCCGGATCGGATGGCTTCACGTATCTTGGGGATGGGGGATATCCTGACCCTGGTGGAAAAGGCCCAGACGGCGGTCGATGAACGCTATGCCAAGGATCTGGAAAGAAAGATCCGGAAAAATGAATTTACCCTGGAAGACTTCCGTGATCAATTGAAGCAGATTTCCAAGATAGGTTCCTTGAGCGATATTCTCGGTATGATTCCCGGCATGAAAAAAATCAAAAACCTCAGGAATATGCAACCTGACGAAAAGGAAATTATCAAAATCATCGCAATCATTGACTCCATGACTCTCGGGGAGCGTTCGAACCATCTGATTATCAGCGGTCAGAGAAGAAAAAGAATTGCCCGGGGCAGCGGAACCACGGTTCAGGATGTGAACCGTCTATTGAAAAATTACGCGGATATCAAAAAGCTGATGAAACGAATGTCGGGCAAAGACGGACTGAAAATGATGAAAAGAGGGCTTTTCCCCTTTTAA
- a CDS encoding arginine--tRNA ligase, which translates to MPGCYLSLFLSEVCEVVVSLRKTIAQSIDRALKKCAGQGFPGVEVPFIEVEATKDKKHGDFATNVAMVLASMTKENPRRIAEHIKNHFDTEGVIERIEIAGPGFINFFVRESVWPSLLEAIDRKGGDYGQTDLGRGKKVQIEFVSANPTGPLHIGHARGAVVGDVLARLLEACGYFVSREYYINDAGNQMNNLGKSVYLRVRELLGEVVDFPETCYKGDYIKELAGEILKREGRSILDKPEEELIGTLTDFAAQAILEGIREDLRVFGVSFDRYFSERELYRDDGVMTLLRELEAEDFIYRDDDTSWFRTTRFGDEKDRVVIRQNGEPTYFAADIAYHKNKFERGFDTLIDIWGADHHGYIPRMQACVQALGYPREALRVVLVQLVNLLREGKPVAMSTRSGQFDTLREVIDEVGKDAARYNFLMRRSDSHLDFDLEIAKQQSNENPVYYVQYAHARICSILRLAEERGYAIPSYQDVDLSAIGIPEEIALVKTLLTFPEVVESAASTLEPHRLTFYLNDLAGQFHSYYNKNKVLTEDRSQSTARLFLVKSIRTIFANALGVLGVSAPERM; encoded by the coding sequence ATGCCAGGATGTTACTTGTCACTTTTTTTATCAGAGGTCTGCGAAGTGGTCGTTTCATTACGAAAAACAATTGCCCAATCGATTGACAGGGCATTGAAGAAATGTGCAGGACAAGGATTCCCCGGTGTTGAGGTGCCTTTCATCGAGGTGGAGGCGACAAAAGACAAAAAACATGGAGATTTCGCGACCAATGTGGCGATGGTGCTTGCGTCCATGACAAAGGAAAATCCCCGTAGGATCGCGGAGCACATCAAGAATCATTTCGACACGGAAGGGGTCATCGAAAGGATTGAAATTGCGGGTCCTGGATTCATCAATTTCTTCGTCCGGGAGTCGGTCTGGCCGAGCCTGCTTGAGGCCATTGATCGAAAAGGGGGCGATTACGGTCAAACCGATCTGGGCCGTGGAAAGAAGGTTCAGATTGAATTTGTGAGCGCCAACCCGACGGGCCCCCTTCACATCGGGCACGCCCGTGGGGCTGTCGTGGGGGATGTGCTGGCGAGGCTGCTGGAGGCCTGTGGTTATTTCGTATCGCGTGAATATTACATCAACGATGCGGGGAATCAGATGAACAATTTGGGAAAATCCGTCTATCTTCGCGTGAGGGAATTGTTGGGCGAGGTCGTGGATTTCCCGGAAACTTGTTATAAGGGCGATTATATAAAAGAATTGGCCGGCGAGATCCTGAAAAGAGAGGGCAGGTCGATACTCGACAAGCCGGAAGAAGAGTTGATTGGGACGCTCACGGATTTCGCCGCCCAGGCGATTCTGGAGGGGATCCGGGAGGATTTACGTGTTTTCGGTGTGTCGTTCGACCGATATTTCAGCGAACGGGAACTCTATAGGGATGATGGTGTCATGACACTGCTCCGAGAACTGGAGGCAGAGGATTTTATCTATCGGGATGACGACACCTCTTGGTTCAGGACAACGCGATTCGGCGATGAAAAGGACCGTGTTGTGATCCGCCAAAACGGGGAGCCGACTTATTTCGCCGCTGATATCGCCTACCACAAGAATAAGTTTGAAAGGGGGTTTGATACGTTGATCGATATCTGGGGCGCCGATCATCATGGCTACATTCCACGCATGCAGGCCTGCGTTCAAGCGCTGGGCTACCCCAGGGAAGCTCTGCGGGTCGTTTTGGTGCAGCTTGTAAACCTGTTGCGGGAAGGCAAGCCAGTGGCGATGTCGACCCGGTCCGGTCAGTTCGATACCCTGCGCGAGGTGATCGACGAAGTCGGCAAGGATGCCGCCCGTTACAATTTCTTGATGAGACGTTCCGACAGCCATCTGGATTTCGATCTTGAAATTGCCAAGCAGCAGTCCAATGAAAACCCGGTTTATTATGTACAGTATGCCCACGCAAGGATTTGCAGTATCCTGCGCCTTGCGGAAGAGCGGGGTTACGCCATTCCCTCTTATCAGGATGTGGACCTGTCCGCTATCGGGATACCCGAAGAGATTGCTCTGGTGAAGACCCTGTTGACTTTCCCCGAGGTGGTGGAAAGCGCGGCATCGACTCTGGAACCCCATCGGTTGACTTTCTATTTGAATGACCTGGCCGGGCAGTTCCACAGCTATTACAACAAAAACAAGGTCTTGACGGAGGATCGTTCCCAAAGCACGGCAAGGTTGTTTCTCGTGAAATCGATCCGGACCATATTCGCCAACGCACTGGGTGTACTGGGGGTTTCGGCTCCTGAAAGAATGTAA
- a CDS encoding prepilin peptidase: MNIIGAAIVGVIGTIIGSFLNVCIWRIPREESVIFPPSHCPACSRPIRFFDNVPIISWLMLRGRCRDCGVPISPRYPLVEALTSALAMLLYWKYGFSLQGACAFLFTASLVVITFIDIDYQIIPDVISLPGIPLCFLAAVFVMGIPFLESLLGILVGGGLLYIIAVGYEWLTKREGMGGGDIKLLAMMGAFFGWKALFFIVLCSSLTGAVAGIAIMLLRGQGMKYAVPFGPFLAIGAVSYFFFGDLFLQYLFLTS; encoded by the coding sequence ATGAATATCATTGGGGCGGCGATTGTTGGTGTGATCGGGACGATCATCGGCAGTTTTTTGAACGTCTGCATCTGGCGTATCCCCCGGGAAGAATCCGTCATTTTTCCCCCATCTCACTGCCCGGCTTGCTCACGCCCGATTCGTTTCTTTGACAATGTGCCCATTATCAGCTGGCTGATGCTGCGGGGGCGTTGCCGGGACTGTGGCGTGCCCATTTCCCCCCGTTATCCCCTGGTTGAGGCACTGACGTCGGCACTGGCCATGCTGCTTTACTGGAAATACGGATTTTCCCTGCAGGGGGCCTGCGCCTTTCTCTTTACGGCCTCCCTGGTCGTGATCACGTTTATCGATATCGATTATCAGATCATTCCGGATGTGATCAGCCTCCCGGGGATTCCGCTTTGCTTTCTGGCGGCGGTTTTCGTGATGGGTATCCCCTTTCTTGAATCCCTTCTCGGCATTCTGGTCGGTGGCGGGCTCCTTTACATAATCGCCGTTGGGTATGAATGGCTGACAAAGCGCGAGGGGATGGGCGGCGGCGATATCAAGCTTCTGGCCATGATGGGCGCTTTTTTCGGGTGGAAGGCCCTTTTTTTCATTGTTCTTTGCAGTTCATTAACGGGGGCCGTTGCGGGCATTGCCATAATGCTTCTCCGGGGGCAGGGTATGAAATATGCGGTTCCTTTCGGCCCTTTTCTCGCCATTGGGGCGGTGTCGTATTTTTTCTTCGGGGACCTGTTTCTTCAGTACCTTTTTTTGACGTCCTGA
- a CDS encoding formylmethanofuran dehydrogenase, whose product MTMNFHELLERSIKIHGHLCPGQVLGVKMAMLGMEMVGVGFQKEGRTRNLIVYVEMDRCATDAIQSVSGCSLGHRTMKFCDYGKMAATFINIDSGTAVRIVAREDTREKAKELFPDIDDRYEAQIQTYMAMPPAQLFDVMPVQVDISPEDMPGRPLRRVQCDQCGEYVQDMREAYRDDRILCKACAEGTYYRLCD is encoded by the coding sequence ATGACAATGAATTTTCATGAACTGCTGGAAAGATCCATTAAAATACATGGGCACCTTTGTCCGGGTCAGGTTCTGGGCGTTAAAATGGCCATGCTCGGCATGGAGATGGTCGGCGTGGGTTTTCAGAAAGAAGGCCGTACCAGGAACCTGATCGTTTATGTCGAAATGGACCGTTGCGCCACCGACGCCATCCAGTCCGTCAGCGGGTGCAGCCTGGGGCACCGGACGATGAAATTTTGCGATTACGGAAAAATGGCGGCCACTTTTATCAATATTGATTCGGGAACGGCGGTCCGGATTGTTGCCCGTGAGGACACACGGGAAAAGGCGAAGGAATTATTCCCCGATATCGATGATCGCTATGAAGCGCAGATTCAGACCTACATGGCCATGCCCCCGGCGCAGCTTTTTGACGTGATGCCGGTTCAGGTTGACATTTCTCCCGAAGACATGCCGGGCAGGCCGCTCCGACGGGTTCAGTGTGATCAGTGCGGTGAATATGTTCAGGATATGCGGGAAGCATACCGAGACGACCGGATTCTCTGCAAGGCCTGTGCTGAGGGAACCTATTACCGCCTTTGTGACTGA